Below is a genomic region from Botrytis cinerea B05.10 chromosome 2, complete sequence.
TCTACAGAAGGAGGAACCtgaaaaaatagatttccTTGTCACGTGACCTACAGGTCACCTGTTTTCCGCGCACACTACTCAGTGTATAAcgtataataaattaaagaattaaagaaataaagaagtaaaagtggaaattgaaatgaaattattaatCACATTGTAACTAATTAAAATAAGCGGTTAGAAtcttaatattaatattttataatagtcTTTCTTAGTTTTGTAAATCTCTTTATAAGACAAACTAattcttatttcaaaatatcatacTCTCAATCTCGGCCTATAGTTTAGTATGATTTTCCCCATCGGAATCATATTGTGTGGCTTTTATAGGTTTGTAGTGACAGATAATGGctagtatattatattataggCTCGTTTCTGAGAGAAAGATAATTTCGACGTGAgtagaaaaaagaaaatcataatCTCATTAATAATCATAATACATCCGATACACCCCGTAGGGTTATCCAACGCCCGCACAAAAACAATAACGCACGACAATATTGCATCTCATCATGCTCGACCCGTGATGTAATCCTTATTTTCTATCGTTACGCTCTTCGTCATGTGATTGACCTTGTATACTCCGACCAACCTACTCGCGAGCTCAAACATGTTGTTTCGTAACGAGATAACAATGAATTGTGCGTTTTTTGTTCGTTCTTTGATGTAAGATGCTACAATGGAAACCTAGGCATGTCAGCAATGTACACTGGACAAGGCAGTAGGATTGAACTTACATTTCTAAAATCAAGAGCAGCGTCAATCTCGTCCATTACATATAAAGGTGTGGGTTTGTAGTGATGCAAAGCAAACACCAGTGCCAAACTACTCAATGTCTTTTCACCACCACTCAAATTTGAGATGTTTTTCCAAGATTTCTTTGGAGGCATGACACTGAATAAAATTCCTTCCGAGAATGGATCCAGTGAGTCCACTAGTTCCAGCTCGGCATTCCCTCCCATGGTGATCATCTGGTACATCTCTTTAAGTCGAAGAGAAATCGTACTAAAACCTTCCATGAAGCCTTCGAGACGAAGGCGTCGCAAATCATCGCAGCGTTTCTTGGCTGTATCTCTTTGAGTTACAGCACTTTGTAAGTCTTGGTTTCTTGCAGCATGTTCTTCAACTCTTCGACGATATTCTGCAAGAACACCTAGCTCGACATTGACGTTCTGAGTTTTCTCCTCCAGAATTGCAATCTCTCCCTTCAATGCCTCCTTGCTCATATCGGCGAGTTCGTCTCTAGTAAAAGTAGGAAGTTCCTCTTGCTCAACTTCTTCGCCTAGGTCACTCACACTCTGCAAAGTAAGCTTACCCAATTTTTCTTGCCAATATCTTAGTCGCTTTTGATTTTCAGTCAATACTTTATGGTTTTCTTCAAGCTTGTTGCGcatttcaatctcaactGCACGAGTCTCATTGAGTTCGGTAGTTTTCTCATCAAGATCAGCTTTGAGAGCACTAagctcttttttcttctctctcagAGTCTCTTGGGCTTCGTCAACTCGAGCTTGCGATCCTTCAGAGCTTGATCCTTGATTCTGAATATCCTGCTCTAGTGCTTCTAGATCTGCAATAGAAGCCTGTATTTCCTTAGTGGCCTTAGCATGATCTTTCTCGTGCTTAAGGATTTGTTTTTCGGCCTTGGCTTTGGTCACTTCTGATGTTGACATGGACTGGCTGAGGgtatcaatctcttctttcaaaGAATCCACCATAGCACGCTGGGCACGAAGCTTCTCACCACCAACCTGCATAATTCTGTCCTGGAGAGCTTTGATCTCATCCTCAACGCTTGCTGTCTCCGCATGAAGTTTCCCGATTTCTTTCTGAAGCTTTGCGATGTCCTTCTTCAATGCAGATACTCGACTATCGTCTGTCTGAGATGGCTGATGCTCCTTGCTCAACTCTTTGATTCGTCTCTGTGCGTCTGCCAAGTTTCGCTCAGAACTATCCACCTCTAGACCGAGCTTTTGCATTTTCGTATCGAGTTGCGgtatttgatgatttatatcttttagtCTCGTCTCTAAGTCTCTTTGGCGATCTTGAAACTTTTGGAAAGTTTTCTCAAGCTCATCTCTGTTTACTTCCAACTTTGAAACTTGCTCTTTTGAGACTTCGGCCACCAGTTTCGAAGACATCAGACCCTTCTTGACCGTGTTTCCACCTCCAGACATGGTACCCGACTTATCAATCAGTTGGCCATCCAAGGTCACGACACGCCATCGCTTAGCTCCATAAGCGATGCGATTAGCTTGTGCTAAATCTTTAGCCACAAGTGTATTTTGTAGTGAGTGGAAAAATGCTGGTCTAAACCTGTCATCTTTTGGCTTGATAAGATCGAAGAGACGAGGAACGTTTTCTGGTGTTTGGATGGGTGAGAGATCACGATTTCCTAATTTATCCAGACACATAAAGTTACCTCTTCCGAGATTGGTCTTTCGAAGATATTCGATACACTGCTGACCAGCCTCAACTGTATCCGTTACAAAATTATCAAGGGCTCCACAGGCAGTGGAAattgcaatatcaaattgttGGTCAATTGTGCCCAGATTTCCCAGTCGGCCATGGAAACCATCAATTCGCCCAGATTCCTTGAGCCTCATCAGACCAGTCAGAACATTTCCTTGGGTTTGGGTGTTTGAAAGACTAGCACGAGCTTCGTCGGCTTTTTGGCGAGCCCCAGATAGTTTAGAGCGAAATTCCGGCTCCTTCTGAGATAATTGCGTAAGTTCGGCTTGTAATCGAGCACCGTCCTTTTCTAGCTTCGCTCTTTGCCCTCTGCATTGCTCGAGTTCTTCGAGTTTAGCCTCCCTGCTTTCTTCTATGGCCTGCACCTTTGATTGAATTTCCCGAAGTGCCACATCACCGGCATTTGCCTTTTCGTCTAAAATTGCGAGCTCACTCTCCGCTACAGCAATGGCagattgtttttgattgatctTTTCATTCCAGGGTTCCAATGACTTCTGCTTGGCCGCAATCTGATCAGAAAATTCTTGGGTTTT
It encodes:
- the Bcsmc4 gene encoding Bcsmc4, translating into MSESPVRSSRRVASRRKVVVESSDEDEGMEVKVEEEDDEEEFTPAPKRSTRTAPQSRRKTANPMAATPRAGGRSKKSLGAENAEPSEIFDPDQTATPAPESPTKKAAPRKRKSVLPTRSARSSVAPESNPTLPTPKTSKSPEPSELHDSTILADITERPGTSDSQASAIKPIRAMDTIMEKPMDIVLKSRTATAPVVEDTGPKSRIVITYLILTNFKSYAGRQEVGPFHSSFSSVVGPNGSGKSNVIDSLLFVFGFRASKMRQGKISALIHNSAAFPDLDHCEVAVHFQEVMDQPDGTHQIVPNSDLIISRRAFKNNASKYYINGKESNFTIVTTLLRDRGVDLDHKRFLILQGEVESIAQMKPKAANEHDDGLLEYLEDIIGTSKYKTPIEESATEVETLNEVCVEKSGRVQHVEKEKNALEDKKDKALAYIRDENELSMKQSALYQVYINECGDNLAVTEEAIGQMQAQLEAEMEKHQGNEAGIKQLEKEYKKGQKEYESVEKYTQAILKEMANLDQERVKLEEKKKFLTTKQKKLEKTINTSDSAISEAQATIERCAEEIQEAATEIAATEQRMAEEESELANIRDSLKGKTQEFSDQIAAKQKSLEPWNEKINQKQSAIAVAESELAILDEKANAGDVALREIQSKVQAIEESREAKLEELEQCRGQRAKLEKDGARLQAELTQLSQKEPEFRSKLSGARQKADEARASLSNTQTQGNVLTGLMRLKESGRIDGFHGRLGNLGTIDQQFDIAISTACGALDNFVTDTVEAGQQCIEYLRKTNLGRGNFMCLDKLGNRDLSPIQTPENVPRLFDLIKPKDDRFRPAFFHSLQNTLVAKDLAQANRIAYGAKRWRVVTLDGQLIDKSGTMSGGGNTVKKGLMSSKLVAEVSKEQVSKLEVNRDELEKTFQKFQDRQRDLETRLKDINHQIPQLDTKMQKLGLEVDSSERNLADAQRRIKELSKEHQPSQTDDSRVSALKKDIAKLQKEIGKLHAETASVEDEIKALQDRIMQVGGEKLRAQRAMVDSLKEEIDTLSQSMSTSEVTKAKAEKQILKHEKDHAKATKEIQASIADLEALEQDIQNQGSSSEGSQARVDEAQETLREKKKELSALKADLDEKTTELNETRAVEIEMRNKLEENHKVLTENQKRLRYWQEKLGKLTLQSVSDLGEEVEQEELPTFTRDELADMSKEALKGEIAILEEKTQNVNVELGVLAEYRRRVEEHAARNQDLQSAVTQRDTAKKRCDDLRRLRLEGFMEGFSTISLRLKEMYQMITMGGNAELELVDSLDPFSEGILFSVMPPKKSWKNISNLSGGEKTLSSLALVFALHHYKPTPLYVMDEIDAALDFRNVSIVASYIKERTKNAQFIVISLRNNMFELASRLVGVYKVNHMTKSVTIENKDYITGRA